A genomic stretch from Acidobacteriota bacterium includes:
- a CDS encoding YggS family pyridoxal phosphate-dependent enzyme, whose product MQTPETIPQRLAAIEERILQACQRAGRRREEVTLVGVSKLQPLTKLQEAWEAGLRVFGENRVQEAEDKVPHMPDGVEWHLIGPLQSNKTKRAAQLFQVVHSVDRLKIARRLDRDFAAQEEEARPEAKARRLRCFLEVNLGEEESKHGFSPSGILEAAPQLREFEHLEIVGLMAIPPQPEEGSSDPDAPDPEAQARGWFRRLAELRDQLLAEPGWEKCPGWLSMGMSADFEIAIEEGATHVRVGTALFGPRPAASPESGL is encoded by the coding sequence ATGCAAACCCCCGAAACCATCCCTCAGCGCCTGGCCGCCATCGAAGAGCGCATCCTCCAGGCCTGCCAGCGCGCCGGTCGCCGTCGAGAAGAGGTGACCCTGGTCGGGGTGAGCAAGCTGCAGCCCCTGACCAAGCTTCAGGAAGCCTGGGAAGCGGGGTTGCGGGTCTTCGGAGAGAACCGCGTCCAGGAGGCCGAGGACAAGGTGCCGCACATGCCCGATGGGGTGGAGTGGCACCTCATCGGTCCGCTGCAGAGCAACAAGACCAAGCGGGCGGCGCAGCTCTTCCAGGTCGTGCATTCGGTGGACCGCCTGAAAATCGCCCGCCGGCTGGATCGGGACTTCGCAGCCCAGGAAGAGGAGGCCCGGCCAGAGGCCAAAGCGCGCCGCCTGCGCTGCTTCTTGGAGGTCAACCTGGGAGAGGAGGAGAGCAAGCACGGCTTTTCTCCCAGCGGGATCTTGGAGGCGGCTCCGCAGCTCCGGGAGTTCGAGCACCTGGAGATCGTCGGCCTGATGGCCATTCCGCCGCAGCCGGAGGAGGGTTCCTCGGACCCTGACGCCCCAGACCCTGAGGCCCAGGCCCGGGGCTGGTTCCGGCGCCTCGCGGAGCTGCGCGACCAGCTGCTGGCAGAGCCGGGCTGGGAGAAGTGCCCGGGCTGGTTGTCCATGGGCATGAGCGCCGATTTCGAGATCGCCATCGAGGAAGGGGCGACCCACGTGCGGGTGGGTACTGCGCTGTTCGGTCCCCGTCCCGCCGCCAGCCCCGAAAGCGGCTTGTGA
- a CDS encoding C4-type zinc ribbon domain-containing protein codes for MSQLLDRIVALQGAVDELAQAQERLSGIPDWMRELHDEHSSRKAEIDALEEVAEEAARERRAAEGEIEENQTKLQRYQTQINQVTTQREYGALLQEIDAAKRRITELEEQGLASLEQREKALEDLEEQREQFQELDDRYSQELSKWEAEKPAVQAQAEALEKQIAELRQEIPRPYLVQYDRVAARLGGDALAPIQRLETNRKGPQAWHCGRCNFNVRPQVVVEVRRNNTLMLCDSCKRILYVPPEVEEEEQG; via the coding sequence ATGAGTCAGCTCCTGGATCGGATTGTCGCGCTCCAGGGCGCCGTCGACGAGCTTGCCCAAGCCCAAGAACGTCTGTCGGGGATCCCGGATTGGATGCGCGAGCTGCACGACGAGCACTCCAGCCGCAAGGCCGAGATCGATGCTTTGGAAGAAGTCGCCGAGGAAGCCGCCCGCGAGCGCCGGGCGGCGGAAGGTGAGATCGAAGAGAATCAAACCAAGCTGCAGCGCTATCAAACCCAAATCAACCAGGTCACCACCCAACGCGAGTACGGAGCTCTGCTCCAGGAAATCGATGCCGCCAAGCGGCGCATCACCGAGCTCGAGGAGCAGGGATTGGCCAGCCTCGAGCAGCGGGAGAAGGCTCTCGAGGACCTCGAAGAGCAACGCGAGCAATTCCAAGAACTGGACGACCGCTACTCGCAAGAGCTGTCGAAATGGGAGGCGGAGAAGCCCGCGGTGCAGGCTCAGGCCGAAGCCCTGGAGAAGCAGATCGCGGAGCTGCGGCAAGAGATTCCGCGCCCCTATCTGGTGCAATACGACCGGGTTGCCGCGCGCCTCGGCGGCGATGCTCTGGCGCCCATCCAGCGTTTGGAGACCAACCGCAAGGGCCCTCAGGCTTGGCATTGTGGGCGCTGCAACTTCAACGTCCGCCCCCAGGTGGTGGTGGAAGTCCGGCGCAACAACACCCTGATGCTCTGTGACAGCTGCAAGCGCATCCTCTACGTGCCACCGGAGGTCGAGGAAGAAGAACAGGGCTGA
- a CDS encoding sulfatase-like hydrolase/transferase: MSGHSFGGAFFACLLIAAAGFLACQGADHLAPPDPAATQGPILLITVDALRADAVGALAETGTSGPVAAGLDLTPHLDALVAEADWAGTAIASSSASIPATAGLLTGLTPWLHQALHPEQPRLSSAVTTLAEALRERGYTTTAYVSGHWYPQGLGYEQGFDYYRGLNRGGKAAGHLASLEPGPSFFWIHVDAPSPPLRIRDRLRPQLGPLPDDLPKELSALQLELYRSPRVQLSEDWRQRILALYRGEVALLDLRVQRLLRGLRESGQWDRSLVAVVSAHGEEIGEHGQMGHANNLMPESLRVPMILKLPKGSPHTLRLQPGEPVAATRLWATLVEHAGGMPGPSVAPSLFHQAPPGVLSELYLSDGANRFSWLQGDLQLLRTVRFAREPDFYRARRALAGGRLQRPLAEPAAELLDRVYRTFLVTPPFSGGSESTVRQRLLRWGPEGVEAVPDEAARNALAAELERRWRSFQESEQPPEQVLRQRSLASPPAP, encoded by the coding sequence ATGTCCGGTCACTCCTTCGGCGGAGCTTTCTTCGCGTGTTTGTTGATCGCTGCGGCAGGCTTTCTCGCCTGCCAGGGGGCGGACCATCTGGCGCCGCCGGATCCCGCGGCGACCCAAGGCCCCATCCTGCTGATCACCGTCGACGCTCTGCGCGCCGACGCCGTCGGTGCGCTGGCCGAGACCGGCACTTCCGGTCCCGTGGCGGCGGGTCTCGACCTCACTCCGCATCTCGACGCCCTGGTGGCGGAGGCGGACTGGGCGGGAACCGCCATCGCCAGCTCCAGCGCTTCGATTCCCGCCACCGCTGGCCTGCTCACCGGCCTGACCCCGTGGCTGCACCAGGCCTTGCATCCGGAGCAACCCCGGTTGTCCTCCGCTGTGACCACGCTGGCGGAGGCCCTGCGGGAACGCGGCTACACCACCACCGCCTATGTCTCCGGCCATTGGTATCCCCAGGGTCTCGGTTACGAGCAGGGCTTCGATTACTACCGTGGCCTCAACCGCGGCGGTAAGGCCGCCGGGCACCTGGCCAGCCTCGAGCCCGGCCCTTCCTTCTTCTGGATCCACGTCGACGCTCCGAGCCCGCCTCTGCGCATCCGCGACCGCCTGCGGCCGCAGCTCGGTCCGCTGCCCGACGACCTGCCGAAGGAGCTCTCGGCGCTTCAGCTGGAGCTCTACCGCAGTCCCCGGGTGCAGCTGTCGGAGGATTGGCGCCAGCGGATCTTGGCTCTCTATCGAGGTGAGGTGGCGCTGCTGGATCTGCGGGTCCAGCGGTTGCTGCGGGGGCTGCGGGAAAGCGGTCAGTGGGATCGGTCCTTGGTGGCCGTGGTCTCGGCTCACGGGGAGGAAATCGGTGAGCACGGCCAGATGGGGCACGCCAACAATCTGATGCCGGAGAGCCTGCGGGTACCCATGATCCTCAAGCTGCCCAAGGGGTCTCCTCACACCCTTCGGCTGCAGCCCGGCGAGCCGGTGGCGGCGACGCGGTTGTGGGCGACTCTGGTGGAGCACGCCGGCGGCATGCCCGGTCCGTCGGTCGCTCCCAGCCTCTTTCACCAGGCTCCTCCCGGCGTACTGTCGGAGCTCTATCTGAGCGACGGTGCCAATCGGTTCTCCTGGCTCCAAGGAGACCTCCAGCTGCTGCGCACCGTGCGATTCGCCCGTGAGCCGGACTTTTACCGGGCTCGCCGGGCTCTCGCCGGCGGCCGCCTCCAGCGCCCCCTCGCCGAGCCCGCCGCCGAGCTCCTGGATCGCGTTTACCGCACTTTCCTGGTCACGCCACCGTTCTCCGGCGGCTCCGAGTCGACGGTGCGTCAGCGGCTGCTGCGGTGGGGTCCGGAGGGAGTCGAGGCGGTGCCCGACGAGGCTGCCCGCAACGCGCTGGCGGCGGAGCTGGAGCGCCGGTGGCGATCGTTCCAGGAAAGCGAGCAGCCGCCGGAACAAGTCCTGCGCCAGCGATCGCTCGCCTCTCCTCCCGCGCCCTGA